The following nucleotide sequence is from Flavimarina sp. Hel_I_48.
GTTGAGGAAGCAGTAAGTGGATATAGTGGAGGAACAGAAAGCAACCCTACTTATAAGCAGGTAAGTGCAGGATCCACAGAGCATGCTGAAGCTGTAAAGGTCATCTACGATCCTAAAGTGGTAAGTTATGAAACACTGGTGAACGTATTTTTTGGCTCTCAGGATCCCACGACAAAAAATCGTCAGGGCCCAGACCGTGGAAAACAATACCGTTCTATCGCCTTCTATCAGAATGACCAACAAAAAAACATTATAGAAAGCACCATTGATCGTCTTAATAAAAGCACCTACGACGGTAAAATAGTTACAGAGGTACTTCCATTTCAGAAGTTTTGGGATGCCGAGGATTATCATCAAGATTACGAGCGAAATCACAAAAATGAGCCTTATATTCGAAGTGTTTCAATACCTCGCTTAAATAAGTTCAAAGCAAAATTTCCTGAGCTCTTAAAAGAAAATACAAACCATTAATGAGAACCGTTTCAACTTTGGCCTTATTCCTTTTTGCAATGCATGCATCTGCCCAGCAGGATCTTTCTAAATATAAATGGCGCAACCGGGTTTTGCTCTTTTCAGCGAGCAGCTTAAAAGAAGAAAACTTTGTTGCGCAATACAAAAATTTCCTTGACTATCCAAAAAAGCTTGATGATCGTAATCTTATTTTATTTACACTGGTCAAAGGGCGTATTTATGACAAAGACTTAAATGTGGTAAGCAATTATGATGTTGCCGCACTTCGTAAAAAATACGGTTTACCGGGCAATTTCAATGGCTTGGC
It contains:
- the msrA gene encoding peptide-methionine (S)-S-oxide reductase MsrA, giving the protein MKLYLSLLALFFISIACKNPTQNNAVDSEIAMKDPIQIPAQDGMEHAYFASGCFWCVEAVFESVKGVEEAVSGYSGGTESNPTYKQVSAGSTEHAEAVKVIYDPKVVSYETLVNVFFGSQDPTTKNRQGPDRGKQYRSIAFYQNDQQKNIIESTIDRLNKSTYDGKIVTEVLPFQKFWDAEDYHQDYERNHKNEPYIRSVSIPRLNKFKAKFPELLKENTNH
- a CDS encoding DUF4174 domain-containing protein, translated to MRTVSTLALFLFAMHASAQQDLSKYKWRNRVLLFSASSLKEENFVAQYKNFLDYPKKLDDRNLILFTLVKGRIYDKDLNVVSNYDVAALRKKYGLPGNFNGLALIGKDGATKLKKEFPVEPRTVFESIDQMPMRQKEMRENIDD